A stretch of the Lolium perenne isolate Kyuss_39 chromosome 3, Kyuss_2.0, whole genome shotgun sequence genome encodes the following:
- the LOC127342583 gene encoding rhomboid-like protein 14, mitochondrial, whose product MGVGMSSGRRRGIGVGGGRGPSSGMLPLLALQVLLEYGRAGASRPPVTAALIAANALVYLRPGALDAFLPPLSRVAFNPHLIIQYGDLTRFFLSAFYHLSETHFFYNMTSLLWKGIQLETSVGSVEFASMVAALLGLSQGITLLLSKGLLLFGNESAYYDQYAVGFSGVLFGMKIVLNAWSDDYVFLHGMVIPAKYAAWAELLLIQAFIPGTSFIGHLGGILAGLTYLWLKRSYSGPDPLALLISGISNVVSWPVRFAQRLLRPGRRQGSRVGRRASRGTGRGIWRCSVCTYDNSSSADICEMCNSVREDRDVPPIQHLHDGGNGALSVDEIRRRRLQRFDR is encoded by the exons ATGGGTGTGGGCATGAGCAGCGGCCGTCGCCGGGGCATCGGCGTCGGCGGGGGCCGCGGCCCGTCGAGCGGGATGCTGCCGCTGCTGGCCCTGCAGGTGCTGCTCGAGTACGGCCGCGCCGGCGCCAGCCGCCCGCCCGTGACGGCGGCGCTCATCGCCGCCAACGCGCTCGTGTACCTCCGCCCGGGCGCCCTTGACGCGTTCCTCCCGCCGCTCTCCCGCGTCGCCTTCAACCCGCACCTCATCATCCAG TATGGCGACCTGACACGCTTCTTCTTGTCAGCCTTCTACCATTTAAGCGAAACTCACTTCTTCTACAACATGACATCTCTCTTGTGGAAAGGCATACAGCTTGAAACGTCAGTTGGCAGTGTTGAGTTTGCTTCCATGGTTGCTGCCTTGCTTGGCCTGTCGCAGGGCATCACCTTGCTCTTGTCCAAGGGTTTACTCCTCTTCGGCAATGAGTCTGCGTATTATGATCAATACGCTGTTGGGTTCTCTGGGGTACTGTTTGGAATGAAGATTGTGCTGAATGCCTGGTCAGACGATTATGTCTTCCTGCACGGGATGGTCATTCCAGCAAAGTATGCTGCGTGGGCTGAACTACTTCTCATCCAGGCTTTCATTCCTGGGACATCCTTTATTGGACATCTTGGCGGGATACTTGCTGGTCTGACCTATCTTTGGCTCAAGCGATCATACTCTGGGCCAGATCCGCTTGCTCTTTTGATTTCAGGCATCTCAAATGTTGTGAGTTGGCCGGTGAGATTTGCTCAGAGACTTCTAAGGCCAGGCCGTCGTCAGGGGAGCAGAGTTGGGCGCCGTGCATCCAGAGGAACTGGTCGAGGCATTTGGAGATGCTCAGTCTGCACTTACGACAACTCGTCTTCTGCAGATATCTGTGAGATGTGCAACAGTGTGCGTGAGGACCGCGATGTTCCCCCCATACAGCATCTCCACGATGGGGGTAACGGTGCGCTTTCAGTTGATGAGATCAGGCGTAGGAGGCTCCAAAGATTTGACAGATGA